ataaaacattcTTGTGTCAGCTTTATGCATTGGATATTTAAGGTTGTATTGTTCATTATTACGTTGACATACCTGTCATGTTTCCCTTGACTTTTATATCGATTTTATTGACCAATAAACGCAGTAAAACATTCAATTGTTTAAAGCACAAACAAACTAACATTTTAAGTTATTATCTAATAGTAGATTGGTTATAAACTAACCATGCACATATTAAGCAACAAATCAGTTGATCTCTAACatcaattaaacattttcttaatATTTTGTAAACCTCACATATATTCCATCTTATGATAAAAAGCTTTAAATTAAGCTATTTTCCTGTTTAATAACAAACTTCACCTAATAGCATAACAGTCGTGTACGTCCAATGCTATAAACACGATATCCCATTCCGTAATATCATAGacagacaacaatatataatataaatatgataagtACGTGTGTACTTATATTCACAATAAACATTACACTAGCATAATGACCAACCGTTCTATTACAACTTATTATACGAAAACTAACATGTACACTCGTAGGTTTATCTTAAATAAGTTTCTATCAAAAACCAGATATGCAGGAACGTGAAAactaatgtaaatgtaaatacagATTTGGGTTTCGTCCAAGTAGCAGTTGAGTGATTACATAACTATTCGTCTATGTGAGTGGAGCCATCCaggattttgttgttgtttaggtGTATATATCCTTATACAGACATTGACAGGTAcacagcatatatatatgtctatataatTTTACTTTATATGATGGCATTGGCTTGCGTTTGTCCCAATACACAGGGATGTAATCAGGTTATATTTAAAGGTTGTTGGCAAACACAATAGAAGCTATTGTGTACATCAGTGCCAGTTAACAATAGGAACACGAATGTTAACTACCATATTTATCGGCGATTGTGACACATGTTGTACTGACTAAACCTTGTCAAATCTATTCCGGCCATCACCAGAACTAAAATAAGAATAAATGCTTTTTTCTATATGTCAAATGGTCATTGATTTCTgaactaaatataaatataatcagAGTTTTAAATCTATGTTGACATATCCCATTATACTATCGTCTTCTGTACCTCTGCtccatattttgatattaaaatcaaaCTGATAACAATTTAAAACTGGGCCAACATTAACTCCGTTAATCCTGTTTAACCCTCAGTGATATGGAATCTGAAGGTATTCTAAGTTACAATCCGCGCCTGTCGCTTATCAGTACATATGTCATATATCGAGTGGCTAAGGGCTGCCTTTGACGCACGAGATTCTTTGCGCGCGCACACATCCCAGATACGAACAAGTATTGGAATGTCAAATTCACATTTCATTGAATTAAATAAGTAAACATGCTAGAAAGGGGATTAATGTAGTTATATGTGTTGTCAATAAACTGGATTAAAGCAAATGGTTATGTCTATAATATATTCGCAAACGTTTTATTGCTCttaaatataagtataatattCAATAGAAATACTATAATAAGAGataatgaaatgaatataatatgcaataaacaattcaaaagAAGATTTATTATGCAGAGTGTCAAAAGTCCGAAAAAGTATATACCATGCATATTGAGTATTCGTTCTCAGGAAAACACATAATGCTGTGTCTGTATTCAGGTGTATTATGTATAAAGTTTATGATATGTACGACGAGACACGCTGGTTATCAGAATAACCCTTTTTCTGACTAGATCGGGAGTTTCTAGTTGGTATTTCCCGTACATTACCCGgacataaatattttttaggtttgcattgtattgtatgacgtcatcTGGGCAACGTTGACAACAATATCTGGGTATAAGTACCCAGCCATACACTGCGCTGCTCATTGCTAATGACACTCAGCAGTGAGCAACATGATGTATACTTAGACTATTACTGAGTACTAGTATCTACAATACTTATACTATTACTGAGTACAAGTATCTACAATACTTAGACTACTAAAGACGTTAGATATTTTGAGGATTTATGATTATTTCTTGGTCAAATATCTCGTACATGCAACCCTAAGCTGTAAGTTAACGGtgtttaggtttttttttcatttttcttttttttttgtaaatgacTTTGTGATTTGATACTTTGCCGCTATGAGTATGCATATTAATTCCAAATTAATTTATAAGAAAATTTAATATAacacttttatttttttcagatcttattttcatgttttcctTAGTAATATTGGCAATGGAAAAATAAcgtttgtggttttttttttacagattgaAAATGTACAACGACCGACAACCCACCCCGTCCCCTGATATCTTCGGCTTTTCAGCTAGTCCGGCCAGCTTCGTGTCTTCGGCAACTGACCAGTCCAGCCTGACTGACTTTGAACAGGAAATCTTCTCTTTATTTGATGGCAGCAGTGACCAGGCGGTGCCTGATGCAGACATAGAAGATATTGTGCCATCCTATGATTTAAACGCACATTCTATTTACCCCGCTGTTGCTTCTAAGAAATGTGAAGATTCAAGGACATTGACCAATCTTACTAACTTTATACCATCATGCATTTTGTTAGACGACAGTGAAACACAAGAGCAGAAGAGCCAACAAAAGTTCCCGCCAAGCTATGAAGAGCACGTGTCTCGATCTGGATTTTCCAGCAACATGCCGTCTGTTTCTGATTTTACTGTAAACTACAACAGGGTAGAGGACCCATTGTCTGATATCATGGACTGTATCTTAAAAACCGAACCAGACAATCCTATTCAACATGGTAAGTTGCATATACGCTAGAAATAACATAGCTTTTTGAAGACGGAAGAACAAACTAGAATAACAATGTAGAATATCTAAACTACTATTGAATGATGTATAATTATACACGTAatcttgtgtgtgtgttgaaAAGCATTGTCAATATTGTTATAATCATTCAATTATCTGCGTGGGTTTGTTCATCGAAATCATTAGGCATGCAAACACATGTGATTATATGCCTTAACTCGATGGCGGTGTTTAATCATGCATAAATAGAACACTTTTGGGGTGAAAACCGCTCAAGCATGAAAGGTCAAGTAGTGCAGTGTGTAGGCCAATATACCTGTACCCAGTGGTTAAGGAGTGTGCTGTCATAAATATACTTAAGCAATGTTAAATGGTGTATGGGTTGGTCGCCGCACTGTCAGCAATGGATAAGAATAGGATAAGTAAGAAAGTCTTTATTCCATTAAATACCCGTTTACACTTTGCTGTGAACATAGATAGCTGTTATCTATTTtagtaaatatcaaaataattttatctAGTTGTTTAAGCTAAGTGATGGAATGTGACTTTAAAAAAGATGATAATTTTCCGAATGTCCTCGAACTATATATTGTTGAATATCATATAAAACTTTGGATTTTTTTCCAGTTCCGTCCCGATCGCCTCCGAAATCAACCCCTGAGGTGTCTCGTGAGGATCATCTAAAAAGGATCACTTCTCTCCTTGTCGGTACgtattgtagtttatgtttTAGCTTGTGTTGTATATTCTATCATCTTAAACTTCGTAATACTTTGATGAAAGTGAAAATATCGCAatacttaaatatattttctttggATTCCTCGGGCTGATATATCcttattttataatttgatgattttaatccgtaataaataatcaatgtgtatttgtattaaAGGAGGAGGTCAAATAAAACTGTGGCAGTTCCTTCTGGAGATTTTGACCGAGAGTGGAAACGATGACTGCATTAAATGGGAGAGTGGCGGGACAAGCGGAGAGTTCCGAATGATTGATCCGGAAGCAGTGGCTAGAAAATGGGGTCAACGCAAAAACAAAGCCACTATGAACTATGACAATATGAGTAGGGCGCTGCGGTACTATTACGACAAAATGATTCTGACAAAGGTGGCGGGAAAAAGACACACCTACAGATTCAACTTCAACGCAATCATCCAGTCAATGCAGAGTTCGTCCTCTTCTTCAAACACACAAGCTGAACAGTTACAGAACTCTTTGTATAATGGCTGTTCATCAGCTCCCGTCCATCGTTACCATCAGAGCCATCCACAAACGTTCCAGGGCAACACATACGCCAACGTTAACCCACACACCATAAACAATGTAAGTAGCGTACAGAATGTGCGAAACATCCAAGGTGTTCCGAATGTCCAAAACGTACAGTCGGTTCCGAACTTACAATCTATTCCAAACCTGCAGACATACTCGTCAGCCAGCGATATGATTCCTACTACTTGTTATGACCATGACATCAAGCCTTCTTTCAGCAGCTGTCGTTTTGCTGAAGTAAACGGAAGTTCATCGCCTAGTCAGAGAGACGTAAAACCTCTCACTTCCTGTCAATTTGCTCAAAACAACACTTCTTCCTCCAATACCTACTCACCAAAGACAATCAGTAGTGCAAGTCTGCCAACGCGCACATCTTCTTCCTCCGGTTACACCATTGGCTATTCAGCAGGCCGTGCCCAAACTCCAAACAACCACTGCCATCCAAGCCAGAACGGAGCTCCATTTTACCGATCTCAGCCAAGGACAATTCAGAGGTATTCTCCATATCAGTATACCActcaaaatatgaacaaatcgTGGTGACATTGGTATCAAAATTATCCAATCAACGAACGATATAAAGTCGCTACTGACTGTAAAAAAGCATATACAGATTTCGTAACGTATTTGCTACTACATCAACTGTTAACCTATTTTGTCTTGCTATTATATCTTTTTCCAATTTTGTAAGAAAGATTAAGAAAGACAATAAGTGAGAGATTGAATGAAATTCAAGGAGAGAAAGAAAGAATGAAATAGAGAAGAAACGATGGAGGAAGGAAGGAAAAACTGAAAGAAAgacatatatatgaaaatgatgacaaaataCGCAATGACGTTTCAGAGAAACAGGTAACAGGGGGAAATGTATGATTTTCCTTCTTACCACGAGTACATTATTTACTCTATGTGGTATAGTTGATACAGCTGTACAGTTAGAGGCACTGCCGATCTTCGGTAGGGTATTGAATATCTGATAAAACCGAAACTTTTTTCCTAATTGCAATATAATATATCTGCTTTTCCTTGTATACAACTCTACCTCAATATGCTGGCATATTGAGTATCCGCGCAGGTCGCGAGTAATGGCTGAATAtccttttgatatatatattttatagaagTCTTTTTTCATTGAAGAAATCCATTTGTTccatatttgtattttgattttttctccatttttgcTGGTTTTATATATCGGTATTTATGTCAATGTTGAGATGACTCTTAAATCATTAGATTTATTAATTCTCCAACATAAAATTTCCGACGAATGAAGACCATCATTGAAAATTgaaacattataatattaaattCGTTATTACATATCCTCATCTAATGAACAATTTAAATTGAGAAAATGCCATGGTTTATTTCCGCTTTAATAACCTGAAGATGTAGATtaagaaaaatacttaaatGAAAACTGACCACTGTCTGACAGGATACTAATACAATACTGTTACTAATATGTTAATTTTATTGTTAGTTTAAAATAAT
This genomic stretch from Pecten maximus chromosome 13, xPecMax1.1, whole genome shotgun sequence harbors:
- the LOC117341030 gene encoding ETS-related transcription factor Elf-1-like, which codes for MYNDRQPTPSPDIFGFSASPASFVSSATDQSSLTDFEQEIFSLFDGSSDQAVPDADIEDIVPSYDLNAHSIYPAVASKKCEDSRTLTNLTNFIPSCILLDDSETQEQKSQQKFPPSYEEHVSRSGFSSNMPSVSDFTVNYNRVEDPLSDIMDCILKTEPDNPIQHVPSRSPPKSTPEVSREDHLKRITSLLVGGGQIKLWQFLLEILTESGNDDCIKWESGGTSGEFRMIDPEAVARKWGQRKNKATMNYDNMSRALRYYYDKMILTKVAGKRHTYRFNFNAIIQSMQSSSSSSNTQAEQLQNSLYNGCSSAPVHRYHQSHPQTFQGNTYANVNPHTINNVSSVQNVRNIQGVPNVQNVQSVPNLQSIPNLQTYSSASDMIPTTCYDHDIKPSFSSCRFAEVNGSSSPSQRDVKPLTSCQFAQNNTSSSNTYSPKTISSASLPTRTSSSSGYTIGYSAGRAQTPNNHCHPSQNGAPFYRSQPRTIQRYSPYQYTTQNMNKSW